A window of Cohnella herbarum contains these coding sequences:
- a CDS encoding polysaccharide deacetylase family protein, with amino-acid sequence MEKPKKPIFRKMGMKIVALSLAMTMFTACGLLGGADGDGKNVTETKEVRIVRYDGPMSKVYPFVYTAKKKLSLTFNGMADSDTMGRLLDELDKYGIKATFFVPGMRVAEEPDIAKSIVSRGHEIENNTLNRLDMTKLSYEQIYKEIQLSNEIIKKETGISTKYVRTRSGDYTDDIRLAAAHAGMEAVVVYSLFLRNWQGENNIEKELYIRKYITRGGIITLDTEDNGELLKEIPVIAKAAMDVGYDFIPLSDLIAQGGVRKPLDQIEGYDVVKMNPDYQNAKYNLIYDAVTDEKMITLTFDDWGTDYTITKILDILAEHDVKATFFIRAKGLEANPNLARAMIEEGHEVANHSYDHPVVTNLTPEQLQEDVVKAYQVITEAIQQKPTMLFRPPTGEIDDKSAKIISATGYPDIALYDVTTFDWDKNISAEDIVNIIMEKTENGSVILLHMLDDTHTIEALPTVIERLKKKGYKFVKMAEMIGLKE; translated from the coding sequence ATGGAAAAACCAAAAAAGCCTATTTTTCGAAAAATGGGAATGAAGATTGTCGCACTCTCTCTGGCCATGACCATGTTTACCGCTTGCGGTCTTCTCGGTGGCGCCGATGGGGACGGAAAGAATGTAACGGAGACGAAGGAAGTTCGTATCGTCCGGTATGACGGACCGATGAGCAAAGTTTATCCTTTCGTTTACACGGCAAAGAAGAAATTGTCCCTCACCTTTAACGGAATGGCAGACAGCGATACGATGGGACGTTTGCTGGACGAACTGGACAAATACGGTATCAAGGCTACGTTTTTCGTTCCGGGAATGCGGGTCGCGGAAGAGCCGGACATCGCGAAGTCCATCGTGTCGAGAGGACACGAGATCGAGAACAATACACTTAACCGCCTGGATATGACGAAGCTGAGCTACGAGCAAATCTATAAAGAAATCCAATTAAGCAACGAAATCATCAAGAAAGAAACTGGAATTTCGACTAAATATGTCAGAACGCGATCGGGCGATTATACGGATGACATTCGGCTTGCTGCGGCTCATGCCGGGATGGAAGCCGTAGTCGTGTACAGCTTGTTCCTGCGTAATTGGCAAGGTGAGAACAATATAGAGAAAGAGTTGTACATTAGGAAGTATATTACCCGTGGCGGCATTATTACGCTCGATACGGAGGATAATGGTGAGTTGCTCAAGGAAATACCGGTCATCGCCAAAGCCGCAATGGACGTCGGATATGATTTTATCCCATTGAGCGACTTGATCGCCCAAGGCGGCGTAAGGAAGCCGCTGGACCAAATCGAAGGATACGATGTCGTAAAAATGAATCCGGATTACCAGAATGCGAAATACAACTTGATTTACGATGCGGTGACCGATGAAAAAATGATCACATTGACTTTCGACGACTGGGGAACTGACTATACGATTACGAAAATATTGGATATTTTGGCTGAACATGATGTCAAAGCCACGTTCTTCATTCGCGCAAAAGGATTGGAAGCCAATCCGAACTTGGCGCGGGCGATGATCGAGGAAGGCCATGAAGTGGCCAATCACTCGTATGACCATCCTGTCGTAACGAATCTTACGCCGGAGCAATTGCAGGAGGACGTGGTTAAAGCCTATCAAGTGATCACGGAAGCGATCCAGCAGAAGCCGACGATGCTGTTTCGTCCTCCGACGGGCGAGATCGACGATAAGTCCGCGAAAATCATTTCCGCGACCGGATATCCCGATATCGCGCTGTATGACGTAACGACTTTCGACTGGGACAAGAACATAAGCGCGGAAGATATCGTGAACATAATCATGGAGAAAACCGAAAACGGGAGCGTTATTTTGCTTCACATGCTCGATGACACTCATACGATTGAAGCATTACCGACGGTGATCGAACGTTTGAAGAAAAAAGGTTATAAATTCGTTAAGATGGCGGAAATGATCGGATTGAAGGAATAG
- a CDS encoding nucleotide sugar dehydrogenase, with amino-acid sequence MGVYEEIVDRMQSIAVIGLGYVGLPLTIAFAKRVNVIGFDLSEKKIEGYRNGIDATGDVGNAAIRNSTAIFTYDESELERASFFIIAVPTPIQSGNIPDLQYVESASRLVGRKLRKDAIVVFESTVYPGVTEEVCVPILEAESGMRCGKDFKIGYSPERINPGDKVRRLENIVKIVAGMDGETLDTIAKVYELIIEAGVYKAESIKVAEAAKVIENAQRDINIAFMNELSMLFNQMGIPTKAVLEAAATKWNFLNFKPGLVGGHCIGIDPYYLTYKAEDTGYRSRIILAGRHINDGMGKYVAQNIIKMLVKLKIDIGHARIGFLGLAYKEDCSDIRNTKVTDIIQELNDYAITPLIADPLVDRNHVYEEYGIELTNMGDMKDLNVVVVAVPHQRFASMDVCDFEAMFIPDSTKVLVDIKGVYSKSDFENNGYHYWSL; translated from the coding sequence ATGGGAGTGTATGAGGAGATCGTCGACAGAATGCAGTCGATCGCGGTCATCGGACTAGGCTATGTCGGTCTGCCGCTTACGATCGCCTTCGCTAAGCGGGTGAATGTCATCGGTTTCGACTTGAGCGAGAAGAAAATCGAAGGCTATCGGAACGGAATTGATGCGACAGGCGACGTAGGGAATGCGGCAATCAGAAATAGCACGGCGATTTTTACGTATGACGAGTCCGAGTTGGAACGTGCGAGCTTTTTTATTATCGCCGTACCGACGCCGATCCAGAGCGGGAACATCCCGGACCTGCAGTACGTCGAGAGCGCGAGCCGGCTCGTTGGCCGGAAGCTTCGCAAGGATGCCATTGTCGTCTTCGAATCGACCGTTTATCCGGGAGTGACGGAGGAAGTGTGCGTCCCCATTCTGGAAGCCGAATCGGGTATGCGTTGCGGGAAGGATTTCAAGATCGGCTATTCACCCGAACGGATTAATCCGGGAGATAAAGTGCGCCGGCTGGAAAACATCGTGAAGATCGTTGCGGGTATGGACGGGGAAACGCTCGATACGATAGCCAAAGTATACGAATTGATTATCGAAGCCGGCGTGTACAAGGCCGAAAGCATAAAAGTCGCCGAAGCCGCCAAGGTGATCGAGAACGCGCAGCGCGACATCAACATCGCATTCATGAACGAGCTTTCGATGTTGTTTAATCAAATGGGAATTCCAACGAAGGCGGTGCTGGAAGCCGCAGCGACCAAATGGAATTTTCTGAACTTCAAGCCCGGCCTCGTAGGAGGGCATTGCATCGGTATCGATCCTTATTATTTGACTTACAAAGCCGAAGATACCGGGTACCGCTCCCGGATTATTCTCGCAGGTCGTCATATTAATGACGGCATGGGCAAATACGTCGCGCAGAATATCATCAAAATGCTTGTCAAGCTTAAGATTGACATCGGTCATGCGAGAATCGGCTTTCTCGGTTTAGCATACAAGGAAGATTGCTCGGATATCCGCAATACGAAGGTGACCGACATTATACAAGAATTGAACGACTATGCCATTACGCCGTTGATAGCCGATCCGTTGGTAGACAGGAATCACGTTTACGAGGAATACGGAATCGAATTGACGAACATGGGCGACATGAAGGATCTGAACGTCGTCGTTGTAGCCGTGCCCCATCAACGTTTCGCTTCGATGGACGTTTGCGACTTCGAGGCGATGTTCATCCCGGACTCAACGAAAGTATTAGTAGACATTAAAGGCGTTTACTCAAAGTCGGATTTCGAGAATAACGGCTATCATTATTGGAGCTTATGA
- a CDS encoding glycosyltransferase produces MLYKKKKRIEEVLTVPREDRRTLSHVPDPERIRASVDRRGIKGDQSSLNDRDSDHLEKMRLLSLRYVADFEVLLVAPGKRKKQGVKGRSVDISSTGILIELDSDNDAFQIGDKVNIRFRLPPGTMPEGFESGVHTHAQVVRSFTREQDGRLRLMLAFEFVKPLTEYFQRKRWGYSVYMASGMLFIAAGFVMLMRVESVIYFKYNYLLYLYSLIAAAFLLSRYMFGALYRDVPINAEYTPGVSIIIPCFNEEEWIHRTILSCVNQDYPVDKLEIIVVDDRSTDNSAERISQVIELIHKEAERFGTKERVKMHVLPENGGKRVALVKGVKMAKHDLVVFVDSDSFLEPSAIKHLVQPFQDPKMGGVAGRTDVENKYTNSITKLQTVRYYIAFRIMKAAESWFDSVTCLSGPLSCYRKDLIVKHTDAWLNQKFLGQPATFGDDRSMTNFILKTHRTGYQDKAICSTIVPSNMGVFLKQQMRWKRSWLRESLRASAFIWRKEPFMALFFLIGLIVPIAAPVIVLYNLVYVPLFHNVFPGTFLMGLLLMAMLMSLAHLLFRKSKLWVFGLVFCVFYEFVLLWQMPVAWVTFWKSTWGTRETPQDIEAKNKKEARKQKNKERIGLPF; encoded by the coding sequence GTGTTATATAAAAAAAAGAAACGGATCGAAGAAGTGCTGACGGTTCCGAGAGAGGACAGGCGTACGTTATCCCATGTCCCGGATCCGGAACGAATTCGCGCTTCGGTCGACCGGAGAGGAATTAAAGGCGATCAGTCGAGCTTAAACGATCGGGACTCCGATCATCTCGAGAAGATGAGGTTGCTAAGTTTGCGTTACGTAGCGGATTTCGAGGTTCTGCTCGTAGCCCCGGGGAAAAGAAAGAAGCAAGGCGTCAAGGGCCGATCTGTGGATATATCTTCGACTGGCATTCTGATCGAACTCGATTCGGATAACGACGCGTTTCAAATCGGAGACAAGGTAAACATTCGCTTCCGGCTTCCTCCGGGCACGATGCCTGAAGGCTTCGAGTCGGGCGTACATACGCATGCGCAGGTCGTTCGATCGTTCACCAGGGAGCAAGACGGCCGACTGCGGCTGATGCTTGCTTTTGAATTCGTGAAGCCTCTGACGGAATATTTCCAGAGGAAACGCTGGGGTTACTCGGTATACATGGCCAGCGGTATGCTGTTCATCGCGGCCGGATTCGTGATGCTCATGCGGGTAGAAAGCGTCATTTATTTCAAGTATAACTACTTGCTATACTTATACAGCTTAATCGCCGCCGCCTTTTTGCTGTCGCGTTATATGTTCGGCGCATTGTACAGAGATGTACCAATTAATGCCGAATATACGCCGGGGGTGTCGATCATTATTCCTTGTTTTAACGAGGAAGAGTGGATCCACAGGACTATACTTAGTTGCGTCAATCAGGATTATCCGGTCGATAAACTCGAAATCATCGTCGTCGACGACCGATCGACCGACAATTCCGCGGAGCGGATTTCCCAAGTGATCGAGTTAATTCATAAAGAAGCCGAGAGGTTTGGGACCAAGGAAAGAGTCAAAATGCACGTCTTACCGGAGAACGGAGGCAAACGCGTAGCTTTGGTAAAGGGAGTGAAGATGGCTAAGCACGATCTGGTCGTATTCGTCGATTCCGACAGTTTCCTGGAACCGTCCGCGATCAAGCACCTCGTTCAGCCTTTCCAAGATCCGAAGATGGGCGGCGTAGCCGGGCGAACGGACGTGGAGAACAAATACACGAACTCCATCACGAAGCTTCAGACGGTTCGATATTACATCGCCTTCCGTATTATGAAAGCGGCTGAATCTTGGTTCGACAGCGTGACATGCTTATCCGGACCATTGTCCTGTTACCGCAAGGATCTGATCGTCAAACATACCGATGCGTGGCTGAACCAGAAATTTCTAGGTCAACCGGCAACATTCGGCGACGATCGAAGCATGACCAACTTTATTCTGAAAACTCATCGCACGGGTTATCAGGACAAGGCAATCTGTTCCACGATCGTGCCGTCGAACATGGGTGTATTCCTGAAGCAGCAGATGCGGTGGAAGCGCTCGTGGCTGAGGGAGTCGTTGCGTGCGAGCGCGTTTATTTGGCGTAAAGAGCCTTTCATGGCCCTCTTCTTCCTCATCGGGTTGATTGTGCCAATAGCCGCTCCTGTCATCGTGTTGTACAACCTCGTTTATGTGCCGCTTTTTCACAACGTTTTTCCGGGTACGTTCCTGATGGGGTTGTTGTTGATGGCTATGCTCATGAGTCTCGCGCATTTGCTGTTTCGCAAAAGCAAACTGTGGGTGTTCGGTCTCGTTTTTTGTGTGTTCTATGAATTCGTACTGCTGTGGCAAATGCCCGTCGCGTGGGTCACCTTCTGGAAGTCGACTTGGGGAACAAGGGAAACGCCGCAGGATATCGAAGCGAAGAATAAGAAAGAGGCTCGGAAGCAAAAAAACAAAGAGAGAATCGGCTTGCCGTTCTGA
- a CDS encoding polysaccharide deacetylase family protein, giving the protein MWIRKKSSALDYRKKNRVKVAKTIIQFSVLLLVGFVLFHALVDVEKYTEPNRQKWSNDKGFVALSYFGVSRSGTPKLIAKKQLDKQLKALKDQGYVTISQQDVLDFYHKGKKLPDKALFLSFEDGRNDSGLFSQPLLEKYNFKATFLSYANKMGNSDRKFLQPSDMKKMMKNGYWELGSNGYRLTYINIVDSANNFIGVKDENELKNKIKIDYYNHYLMDFIRDADMIPTEDRSQMEKRISADYKLMEEIYTDRLGFVPNVYMIMHANALNEGKNRLVSDANNVNIQRIFKMHYNREGVSFNGKDNDVYDLTRVQPAPYWYTNHLLMKIQKDTGQEMNFLAGDSDRADDWIAIRGAAEFLDNRIALTSEPSRSGFLALKESDNYRDVEITADLAGNVVGRQSIYARHDSRKDSFIRVSLDNNILTVEQKKPGQAIEKLLESELDEIDWKDTDLALNKATVYSKTQTSQVDLTEESQYPVNIANKRKVGISLRGNDMKVLIDGQEMPIDRDIDASIDKGMIAIESEFNKQSEKDDIYDGVFDDFKVVLQKQDGQRGETLYSNSFEGLEKWLSSAKRGLDSTVDWMIETF; this is encoded by the coding sequence ATGTGGATCAGGAAAAAAAGTTCTGCCCTTGACTACAGAAAGAAAAATCGCGTCAAAGTTGCGAAGACGATCATCCAGTTCTCGGTACTGCTTCTCGTCGGCTTCGTTTTGTTCCATGCACTGGTGGACGTGGAAAAATATACGGAACCGAATCGGCAGAAGTGGAGCAATGATAAAGGCTTCGTCGCCTTGTCCTATTTCGGAGTCAGCCGTTCGGGCACTCCGAAGCTGATCGCGAAGAAACAATTGGACAAGCAACTCAAGGCGCTTAAGGATCAAGGGTATGTCACGATCTCACAGCAAGACGTTCTGGACTTTTACCATAAAGGAAAGAAACTTCCGGACAAGGCGCTGTTCTTGTCTTTCGAGGACGGTCGCAACGATTCCGGCTTGTTCTCCCAGCCGTTGCTCGAAAAATACAATTTTAAAGCGACGTTTCTTTCCTATGCGAATAAAATGGGCAATAGCGACCGCAAGTTCCTTCAGCCATCGGATATGAAGAAAATGATGAAAAACGGTTACTGGGAATTAGGAAGCAATGGCTATCGTCTTACTTATATTAATATTGTCGACAGCGCGAACAATTTCATAGGCGTGAAAGACGAGAACGAATTAAAGAATAAAATAAAAATCGATTACTACAACCATTATTTAATGGATTTCATCCGGGATGCCGACATGATCCCGACCGAAGATCGGAGTCAGATGGAGAAGCGGATCTCAGCAGACTACAAGCTGATGGAGGAAATCTATACGGACAGGCTCGGCTTCGTACCGAATGTCTATATGATTATGCACGCGAACGCTTTGAACGAAGGAAAGAACCGGCTTGTATCGGATGCGAACAACGTCAACATTCAACGAATTTTCAAAATGCACTATAATCGGGAAGGTGTATCGTTTAACGGCAAGGATAACGACGTTTATGATCTGACCCGGGTTCAACCGGCTCCGTATTGGTACACGAACCATTTGCTAATGAAAATACAGAAGGACACCGGACAGGAGATGAATTTTTTGGCCGGTGACTCAGACCGTGCGGATGATTGGATCGCTATTCGGGGAGCGGCCGAATTTCTCGATAACCGAATCGCGCTTACGTCCGAACCTTCAAGAAGCGGGTTTCTCGCGTTGAAAGAAAGCGACAATTACCGGGACGTAGAGATCACGGCCGACTTGGCCGGGAACGTCGTCGGTAGGCAGTCGATCTATGCTAGGCACGATAGCCGGAAGGATTCGTTTATCCGCGTATCCCTTGATAACAACATTCTGACTGTCGAACAGAAGAAACCCGGACAAGCGATCGAAAAACTGCTAGAATCGGAATTGGACGAGATCGACTGGAAAGATACCGACCTCGCCTTGAATAAGGCGACAGTCTATTCGAAAACGCAAACGTCGCAAGTGGATTTGACCGAGGAAAGCCAGTACCCCGTAAATATCGCGAATAAGAGGAAAGTCGGCATTTCCTTGCGGGGGAACGACATGAAAGTTTTGATTGATGGCCAAGAGATGCCGATCGACCGCGATATCGATGCTTCAATCGACAAGGGTATGATTGCGATCGAGTCGGAATTTAACAAACAGAGTGAAAAGGACGATATCTACGACGGGGTGTTTGACGATTTCAAGGTAGTCTTGCAGAAGCAGGATGGACAAAGAGGCGAAACGCTCTATAGCAATTCTTTTGAGGGACTGGAGAAGTGGCTCAGTTCAGCGAAGCGAGGGCTCGATTCCACCGTCGATTGGATGATCGAAACGTTCTAA